The Nostoc sp. 'Lobaria pulmonaria (5183) cyanobiont' genome window below encodes:
- a CDS encoding SDR family oxidoreductase: protein MNVAIIGCGYVGYKVAQYWQQDINFVVSVTTTSPERVPALQSVSQRVVVTCGNDIDSLKSVLHNQDVVLLSVGAKSREVYEKTYLQTAQTLVSCLQQIKSVKQLIYTGSYAVYGDRNGVWVDEETPLAPPNLNAQILRKTEDVLLSASSENLRVCIFRLGGIYGTGRELLKIFGRYSDTTRPGNGEDITNWVHLDDIVGAIEFARHRRLQGIYNLVDDAHLTSRDLLDSLFEKHNLPKVEWDTSINSTRPYNAWVSNEKLKEAGYELIHPQMIF from the coding sequence ATGAACGTTGCAATCATTGGTTGTGGTTATGTTGGTTATAAAGTTGCTCAATATTGGCAGCAAGATATAAATTTTGTTGTCAGTGTAACCACAACTTCGCCTGAGCGTGTCCCTGCACTACAATCAGTATCTCAAAGAGTTGTAGTTACCTGTGGTAATGACATAGATAGTCTAAAATCAGTTTTACACAATCAAGATGTTGTACTTTTGAGTGTTGGGGCAAAAAGTCGGGAAGTTTATGAAAAAACTTATCTACAAACTGCCCAAACTTTAGTTTCATGCCTACAGCAGATTAAGAGTGTAAAACAATTAATATACACAGGTAGTTATGCCGTATATGGTGACAGGAATGGTGTATGGGTAGATGAAGAAACACCGCTTGCACCTCCTAATTTAAATGCACAAATTCTCCGAAAAACAGAAGATGTGTTGCTATCAGCATCTAGCGAAAATCTCCGTGTTTGTATCTTTCGCTTAGGAGGGATTTATGGAACTGGTAGAGAACTGTTGAAAATATTTGGTAGATATTCTGATACAACCCGTCCAGGCAATGGTGAGGATATCACAAATTGGGTTCATCTAGATGATATTGTTGGTGCAATAGAATTTGCCCGTCATCGTCGGTTGCAAGGAATTTATAATCTGGTAGATGATGCACATCTCACTAGCCGAGACTTACTAGATAGCTTATTTGAAAAACATAATTTACCCAAAGTAGAATGGGATACATCTATCAATAGTACTCGCCCATATAATGCTTGGGTATCTAATGAAAAGCTCAAAGAAGCTGGATATGAGTTGATTCATCCACAGATGATTTTTTAG
- a CDS encoding glutathione peroxidase, whose protein sequence is MSNTILDIAVKTINGEDKQLNDYTGKVLLIVNVASFCGYTSQYEELEKLNQKYAEAGLRILGFPCNDFGAQEPGSNEEIVQFCTSKYDVTFELFDKVHAKGSQQHPLYERLTKAVEPTGTVAWNFEKFLVNKQGEVVARFNSSVQPNSPEIIAIIEKELAK, encoded by the coding sequence ATGAGTAACACAATTTTGGATATTGCAGTCAAGACCATCAACGGTGAAGATAAGCAATTAAACGACTACACCGGGAAGGTACTCTTAATTGTAAATGTGGCTTCCTTCTGCGGTTATACTTCTCAATACGAGGAGCTAGAAAAGTTGAACCAAAAGTATGCAGAAGCAGGGTTACGTATTTTGGGTTTCCCTTGTAACGATTTTGGAGCGCAGGAGCCAGGAAGCAATGAAGAAATTGTGCAATTCTGCACGAGTAAATACGATGTTACCTTTGAACTATTCGATAAAGTTCATGCTAAAGGCTCACAGCAGCATCCACTTTATGAGCGACTTACTAAAGCCGTTGAGCCAACGGGAACTGTTGCTTGGAACTTTGAAAAATTTTTAGTTAATAAGCAAGGTGAAGTGGTAGCTCGATTTAATAGTAGTGTTCAGCCAAATTCACCAGAAATAATTGCCATAATTGAGAAAGAATTAGCAAAATAG